The sequence TGGTCACGCAGAACATCGACTTCTGGAAGCTGCGGCAGATCTTTTCGCGCACGTCCCCTTCGCCGCGGGTGCGCTCTAGATACCACTGGTGCAAGCGATGCGGCAGATGGCGATACATGTCCTGCATCAGCAGGCTGGGGGGAACACCGGCACCCATCGTCGGCAGTGGATCGGCGTAGAGGGCGCCGTAGGTGAAGGTCGCCTGATCGGGGGAGATTTGCTGGGCCTGGGCGTTGTAACTGACGGTCCCAAGGAAGGGCATCCCCCGCAGGAAGACCGCCTCGACGTAGGGAACAGCCACATCCACGAGGAAGGTCAGCTTGGCCTCGGGCGGAAGGACCCAGAACTTCTGTCCGCCGATCATCACTCCGTATTCGATGGGGTTTGCGGCGGCGGCCACCAGCCCCTGTTTGATGAAGTCGACGACATCGGGTATCGAGCGCACTTGACCGGAGCGCTCAGCCTTGGCCAAATCGATAAATAGATCGCTCATCACCCGCCAGAACTGACCCAGCGCATGGGTTGTGGCGGCATTGCGGATCAATTCGCTCAGGAAGTCTGGGAAGAGCGGATGCAGGATGGCGAGCAGCGGATCGCGGCGACGCTTGGTGGCAATGATCGCCTTGCAGTTGTCCTTGAAGGCCTCACTGTCGAAGTAGGCATCCATCCCACCGGTGGCATGCCAGAGCATCCCCTTCATGCAGTACTCGGCGTACTCGAAGTTGATCCTGTCGTGGTTGAGGTGGCGCCAGATCTTCGCCGGGCTGAGGTCCCCGTCGAGATACTTGAAGATCGGGAATGGATTGAGGAACTGATGCTCCCCTTGGAAGATCAAATTTTTGCTGTAGGCATCGAGTACCTCGCCATAGCTCTCGAGCACATCGACCACCTCGATCAGGTGATCGGGGGTATCGGTTAGTAAGGTCTCACCGCCAATGAGCTTGGCGATGATCTGGTCGGTGTCGAGGCCGGGGTTGCTGTGAACCAGCTCGGCAGGAATAACGGGCATCTCAGCTCACTCCCATCGATTGCAGGGCCAAGGCGGTGATTGAAGTCTCGCTCAGATAACTGAGGCCAAACGGTAGGAGACCCAGCCCAACAATGGCTGCGGCAAGGGCAATGGCCGGGTAGGTCTCCCGGGGGGCCACCGGGGCCAGTTGGACGTCCAGACGTGCGTCCTTGATTGCATCT is a genomic window of Synechococcus sp. A10-1-5-1 containing:
- a CDS encoding CO2 hydration protein, with product MPVIPAELVHSNPGLDTDQIIAKLIGGETLLTDTPDHLIEVVDVLESYGEVLDAYSKNLIFQGEHQFLNPFPIFKYLDGDLSPAKIWRHLNHDRINFEYAEYCMKGMLWHATGGMDAYFDSEAFKDNCKAIIATKRRRDPLLAILHPLFPDFLSELIRNAATTHALGQFWRVMSDLFIDLAKAERSGQVRSIPDVVDFIKQGLVAAAANPIEYGVMIGGQKFWVLPPEAKLTFLVDVAVPYVEAVFLRGMPFLGTVSYNAQAQQISPDQATFTYGALYADPLPTMGAGVPPSLLMQDMYRHLPHRLHQWYLERTRGEGDVREKICRSFQKSMFCVTNAAISGTMPHPLDTTNPEEQEANRAYAASWAARLVIGRTDCLAA